One stretch of Leptospira bourretii DNA includes these proteins:
- a CDS encoding TonB-dependent receptor plug domain-containing protein: MKSAKFKLNNRILFGIFLFCFGSPIFAVSIRAKLINPKKEIAEKNLSVLIFETKKFAQTDAEGNVTLDFPSSGEYTLRLLRDTGIQEIKISVGSEDESRTIYTEKKASAPKTGIVVEGEREKTIASRTKVRYEEIKRMPGTFGEALRALETLPGVIPNIGFGGGANGIIVRGANPNANTYLYDDLPILYPFHLDGLTSVIHNDLIKSIDLYSGAYPANFNNATGGIIEIETVDSVQKTKGAFQVSLWNTTAYAATPTSGGKGYLAIAGKLGYLDKSLGATGLLPEGIRLPRYNDSQIKYVHNFTPEHQISFYNLTAQDNFAINVPNKPANDPTASAFALLSGAKASFGQSFRTTALRYTWIPGDKFQNRITLINFDPIGEYNVGFGTIQGKQYQRGSYVGVRQDAYWTATKFLKVDFGTEVRKFSFRDYGTEVALRDPTNPSPNPYNSANPDFVGRPISIQGNSPYYNAYTTLHFKFGNFVFEPGARYDYVQVTGNGALTPRATASYTFPEVGKGMTIYGSGGDVSRFPLTTNFNSETGNPDLRFERARKVSAGIDQKIDQVWQVKMEVFKNQFTDTIIDDPYVSTPVGLNPDKGQWLTQPIVANRPLNYSNRASGWSHGYELLIRKNARPGTRDWFGWISYTWSQSFQNTNLYQVYEGDNSQVGGIERKILAAYFPNSVEQLAPWDRTHVANFIYGWRMNEKFQIGGRWSYLTAIPTRPVVGDDGGQFSNPLNGLTYWNPQYSNNPYSSQYGYVKRGTDFHRFDIRFDVFENYSWGYLNWYLEIVNVYMRKNKNGYDFDNSRPFSATNPKENDTFGTLELPGGTVIPFFNVGMEVHF, translated from the coding sequence ATGAAATCAGCAAAATTCAAATTAAATAATCGTATTTTATTCGGGATTTTCCTCTTTTGTTTTGGATCCCCAATATTCGCTGTGAGTATTCGTGCGAAACTCATCAATCCAAAAAAGGAAATTGCAGAAAAGAATTTATCTGTTTTAATTTTCGAAACAAAGAAATTTGCACAAACAGATGCAGAGGGGAATGTCACTCTTGATTTTCCATCTTCCGGTGAATACACCTTGCGTTTGTTACGTGATACAGGAATCCAAGAAATAAAAATTTCTGTGGGATCCGAAGATGAATCTAGAACCATTTACACTGAAAAAAAAGCAAGTGCCCCGAAAACAGGAATTGTTGTGGAAGGAGAACGAGAAAAGACTATTGCCTCTCGTACTAAAGTTCGTTACGAAGAAATCAAAAGGATGCCTGGAACCTTTGGTGAAGCTCTTCGTGCTTTGGAAACCCTTCCTGGAGTCATTCCCAATATTGGATTTGGCGGGGGTGCGAATGGAATTATTGTACGCGGTGCCAACCCAAATGCAAACACCTATCTTTATGATGACCTTCCTATTTTATACCCCTTCCATTTAGATGGATTAACATCTGTCATTCATAATGACTTAATTAAATCTATTGATTTATATTCAGGTGCTTATCCAGCAAACTTTAATAATGCGACAGGTGGTATCATTGAAATCGAAACTGTTGACTCTGTGCAAAAAACAAAAGGTGCTTTTCAAGTTTCCTTATGGAACACAACTGCTTATGCGGCGACACCCACTTCAGGCGGCAAAGGATATTTGGCGATTGCTGGTAAACTTGGATATTTGGATAAATCGTTAGGTGCAACAGGTTTATTGCCTGAAGGGATTCGACTTCCTCGATATAACGATTCTCAAATCAAATATGTGCATAACTTTACACCGGAACACCAAATATCTTTTTATAATTTAACTGCACAGGATAACTTTGCAATTAACGTTCCAAACAAACCTGCAAATGATCCAACAGCTTCAGCATTTGCACTTCTTAGTGGAGCCAAAGCAAGTTTTGGACAAAGTTTCCGTACGACTGCACTTAGATATACCTGGATTCCTGGTGATAAATTCCAAAACCGTATTACACTAATTAACTTTGATCCAATTGGAGAATACAACGTTGGATTTGGAACCATCCAAGGAAAACAATACCAAAGGGGAAGTTATGTCGGTGTTCGTCAAGATGCGTATTGGACAGCGACAAAGTTTCTAAAAGTGGATTTTGGAACTGAAGTTAGAAAGTTTTCCTTTAGAGATTATGGAACAGAAGTGGCACTCCGTGATCCAACAAATCCTTCACCTAACCCATACAATTCGGCAAATCCTGATTTTGTGGGTAGGCCAATTAGCATTCAAGGAAATTCACCATATTACAATGCATACACGACCCTTCACTTTAAATTTGGAAATTTTGTATTTGAGCCAGGTGCTCGTTACGACTATGTCCAAGTCACTGGCAACGGTGCACTAACACCAAGGGCAACAGCTTCTTACACATTCCCCGAAGTAGGAAAAGGGATGACGATTTATGGAAGTGGTGGTGATGTTTCCAGATTTCCATTAACCACAAATTTCAATTCAGAAACAGGAAACCCTGATTTACGTTTCGAAAGAGCACGAAAAGTAAGTGCCGGGATTGATCAAAAAATCGATCAAGTTTGGCAAGTGAAGATGGAAGTGTTCAAAAACCAATTCACTGATACGATCATTGACGATCCTTATGTATCCACTCCTGTTGGGTTGAATCCAGACAAAGGACAATGGTTAACACAACCGATTGTCGCCAATCGTCCGTTAAATTATTCCAACAGGGCGTCTGGTTGGTCCCATGGATATGAACTCTTAATCCGTAAAAATGCACGTCCAGGAACAAGAGATTGGTTTGGTTGGATTTCCTATACTTGGTCTCAGTCATTCCAAAATACAAACTTATACCAAGTTTACGAAGGTGACAATTCACAAGTAGGTGGGATTGAAAGAAAAATTCTTGCTGCATACTTTCCAAACTCAGTCGAACAATTAGCACCTTGGGATAGGACTCATGTTGCCAATTTTATTTATGGTTGGAGAATGAATGAAAAATTCCAAATAGGAGGAAGATGGAGTTACTTAACTGCAATTCCGACTCGTCCCGTTGTTGGAGATGACGGTGGTCAGTTTTCAAATCCACTCAACGGACTTACTTATTGGAATCCGCAATATTCAAATAACCCTTACTCATCGCAATATGGTTATGTGAAACGTGGAACCGACTTTCATAGATTCGACATTCGTTTTGATGTCTTTGAAAATTATTCATGGGGATACCTAAACTGGTATTTAGAAATCGTAAACGTTTATATGAGAAAAAATAAAAACGGATATGACTTCGACAACTCCCGACCATTTTCAGCAACAAACCCAAAAGAAAATGACACCTTCGGAACCTTAGAACTTCCAGGTGGAACAGTGATTCCATTCTTTAACGTTGGTATGGAGGTACATTTCTAA
- a CDS encoding MotA/TolQ/ExbB proton channel family protein, producing MQEYVELGEELVFIAMAVASVIALAVFAERLIYFKKSLGKKNEDYLTEVRTSLQEEPEIHWKTDAGEESIYTRFIQFALNQLKLGRKGLDESLDGQILSEKLELEKRLPILNTLGNNAPFIGLLGTVLGVIKAFYGLGTLGSSGAEVVMRSISTALLATAAGLAVAIPVVMANNYFSRKSKVILQNLEILKKELLSYQMNKTKV from the coding sequence ATGCAAGAGTATGTAGAATTAGGGGAAGAATTAGTCTTTATAGCAATGGCGGTGGCGAGTGTGATCGCTTTGGCAGTATTTGCAGAAAGGTTGATTTATTTTAAAAAATCTCTAGGTAAAAAAAACGAAGACTACTTAACAGAAGTTAGAACTTCATTACAAGAAGAACCAGAAATTCATTGGAAAACGGATGCTGGTGAAGAATCAATTTATACTCGATTCATTCAATTTGCTCTAAACCAATTGAAATTAGGCCGCAAAGGATTAGATGAAAGTTTAGATGGTCAAATTTTATCTGAAAAATTAGAATTGGAGAAACGTTTACCAATCCTAAATACTTTGGGAAATAATGCTCCTTTCATTGGTCTACTCGGAACAGTTCTAGGTGTCATCAAAGCATTTTATGGTTTGGGAACCTTAGGAAGTTCCGGTGCAGAAGTTGTCATGCGGTCTATTTCAACTGCCCTCCTTGCAACAGCTGCCGGTCTTGCCGTGGCAATTCCTGTGGTAATGGCTAACAATTATTTTTCTCGTAAATCCAAAGTCATCCTACAGAATTTGGAAATTCTGAAAAAAGAACTACTCTCTTATCAAATGAATAAGACAAAGGTATAA
- a CDS encoding ExbD/TolR family protein, with the protein MAGASGSQDEEIGSINITPMVDVILVLLVIFMVTANFLKKESLNINLPKVQAADPNVAESVQVALTKTGAILLEGKDTDISGLVRNLEREAKIRPNMRLTLSADESLPYGKITELMGIIRKAGVTKIALSVKK; encoded by the coding sequence ATGGCTGGTGCATCAGGTTCACAAGACGAAGAAATTGGAAGTATCAACATCACACCTATGGTGGATGTGATTTTAGTACTTCTTGTAATTTTTATGGTAACAGCAAACTTCCTAAAAAAAGAAAGTTTGAATATCAATTTGCCGAAAGTACAAGCGGCTGATCCAAACGTTGCGGAATCGGTCCAAGTAGCGTTAACTAAAACTGGCGCAATTCTTTTGGAAGGAAAAGACACAGACATTTCAGGTTTGGTAAGAAATCTGGAAAGAGAAGCAAAAATTAGACCTAACATGCGTTTAACTCTCTCTGCCGATGAAAGCCTTCCTTATGGAAAAATTACGGAGCTGATGGGAATCATCCGAAAAGCGGGTGTGACTAAAATTGCCCTCAGTGTAAAAAAATGA
- a CDS encoding sensor histidine kinase, with translation MGNFWSRFLEKPTLSICLLSLVITVAVTSYGYSVLKPTDSSLAEYYLAENTEYFVGDIPADDNGTIDFQKMHKVYWESIFGWINDSELQRITDSEFIWLRSKAFPNHKETENLYLLLEHGGLNIEIFNEYGDSIFKYGNFSEQERLPNIFQSKFDWVKVPNDDSKYYYLRLYHKKGILFLISIVENLVGKQTALYREIALKNLTPIFFHSFFLMIGIICALVYFIEYKKQYNILLDFSAFSLCFGLLGLTSNVLIRYLFTNSETLFILTTIASNFVFIPMLSGVRRLFGSGSFRILDVLIYIDVFICSLTTILVFSLPFFDLSHTLLISSRTFFILFNLLNILGPIFITFESWKKGNQEAFGHFIGFSVTLLLVILELFIAIKSNDNSTNKVVLWGVLFGVISQGFALERTIFANRQKAQVYKEDLLKAEKSLKESQLKTLQTKMSPHYLFNSLNTIHALHKIKPELIGDAILSLANNYRFISDRTDRDWIPFEEEWNFLEDYLHLQKLRFYDTVQIDFKKSGDFSSVVLPPLLLQPIIENSFKHGFRGSADEQFQLFIHAKMIRDSVFSFVVYDNGIGIPEDLLADKTKLLARSLGNIKERLGNIYSEFNFEVTRNFPEGARTEIEIILNSRVQQAL, from the coding sequence ATGGGAAATTTTTGGAGCAGATTTTTAGAAAAACCAACTCTATCAATCTGTCTCCTTTCTCTCGTCATCACTGTTGCAGTTACTTCTTATGGTTATTCTGTATTAAAACCAACAGATAGTTCTTTAGCTGAATATTACCTGGCAGAAAATACTGAATACTTTGTTGGTGATATACCAGCGGATGATAATGGAACCATTGACTTTCAGAAAATGCATAAAGTGTATTGGGAATCCATCTTCGGTTGGATCAATGATTCTGAACTCCAACGAATTACAGATTCCGAATTTATTTGGTTACGTTCCAAAGCATTTCCAAATCACAAAGAGACGGAGAATCTTTATTTATTATTAGAACATGGCGGATTGAATATAGAGATTTTTAATGAGTACGGAGATTCCATTTTTAAGTATGGAAATTTTTCAGAACAAGAAAGACTGCCCAATATTTTCCAATCAAAATTTGATTGGGTCAAGGTTCCAAACGATGATTCAAAATACTACTACCTAAGGTTGTACCATAAAAAAGGAATTCTTTTTCTAATCTCTATTGTTGAAAACTTAGTAGGTAAACAAACCGCCCTCTATAGAGAAATTGCTTTAAAAAATTTAACACCTATCTTCTTTCATTCATTTTTTTTGATGATCGGAATTATCTGTGCTCTCGTTTATTTCATTGAATACAAAAAGCAATACAACATTCTCCTTGATTTTTCTGCATTTTCCTTATGTTTCGGATTACTTGGACTCACATCCAATGTACTAATCCGATATTTATTTACAAATTCAGAAACATTATTCATTCTCACGACTATAGCTTCCAATTTTGTTTTTATACCTATGTTGTCAGGTGTGCGTCGTCTTTTCGGCAGCGGAAGTTTTCGAATTCTGGATGTTTTAATTTATATAGATGTATTTATTTGTTCTTTGACTACCATACTGGTTTTTTCTCTTCCTTTCTTTGATTTATCACATACATTGCTTATTAGCAGTAGAACTTTTTTTATCTTATTCAATCTTTTAAATATTCTAGGACCAATTTTCATTACCTTTGAATCGTGGAAAAAAGGGAATCAGGAAGCCTTTGGTCATTTTATCGGATTCAGTGTTACACTTCTCCTTGTAATCCTAGAGTTGTTTATTGCAATCAAATCCAATGATAACTCTACAAACAAAGTAGTTCTTTGGGGTGTCCTCTTTGGCGTGATCTCCCAAGGTTTTGCCTTAGAACGCACCATTTTTGCCAACAGGCAAAAAGCACAAGTATACAAAGAAGATTTACTTAAAGCAGAAAAGTCTCTAAAAGAAAGCCAACTCAAAACTCTACAAACAAAAATGAGTCCACATTATTTATTCAATTCTTTGAATACAATTCACGCTCTTCATAAAATTAAACCAGAGTTAATTGGAGATGCCATTCTAAGTTTAGCGAATAATTATCGATTCATTTCTGATCGCACGGATAGAGATTGGATCCCGTTTGAAGAAGAGTGGAACTTTTTAGAAGACTACCTGCACCTTCAAAAATTAAGATTTTATGATACAGTACAAATTGATTTCAAAAAATCTGGAGACTTTTCTTCAGTAGTACTTCCTCCATTATTACTCCAACCTATCATTGAAAATTCTTTTAAACACGGATTTCGCGGCTCAGCCGATGAACAATTTCAATTATTCATTCATGCAAAAATGATAAGAGATTCTGTTTTTAGTTTTGTTGTTTATGACAATGGAATAGGAATTCCTGAAGATTTACTTGCTGATAAAACAAAACTTCTAGCCAGATCTCTTGGAAATATCAAAGAACGTTTAGGAAATATTTATTCGGAATTTAACTTTGAAGTAACCAGAAATTTTCCAGAAGGTGCTCGAACAGAAATAGAAATTATACTTAATTCTCGGGTCCAACAAGCTCTCTAA
- a CDS encoding SCO family protein gives MDRCRIKIVFILFVLTFSFFCKSKEDHIKEEWKHLSFVKPDGSLLEPKFWTEKKSVLYFGFSHCPDMCPLALTNFGRASLILGEKSNRFRFIFVTLDPDRDSPTTLKNYIQNFPGKNLTALSPNAESLTKLTDLFGIVREKVGEGKNYRIDHSNFIYVLDEDLNTLANFPGGVSANALATKLRELVGPEN, from the coding sequence TTGGATCGTTGCCGTATAAAAATAGTATTTATTTTATTTGTTCTTACCTTTAGTTTTTTTTGTAAATCTAAAGAAGATCATATCAAAGAAGAGTGGAAACACCTATCTTTTGTTAAACCTGATGGAAGTTTATTGGAGCCAAAGTTTTGGACTGAAAAAAAGTCAGTTCTGTATTTTGGGTTTTCGCATTGCCCAGATATGTGTCCATTGGCTCTGACAAACTTTGGAAGGGCATCACTCATATTAGGTGAAAAATCCAATCGTTTTCGGTTTATTTTTGTAACTCTTGATCCCGACAGAGATTCTCCAACAACTCTCAAAAATTACATTCAAAATTTCCCTGGAAAAAATTTGACGGCACTTTCTCCCAATGCGGAATCATTAACTAAACTTACCGATTTATTTGGAATTGTTCGTGAAAAAGTAGGCGAAGGAAAAAATTACAGAATCGATCATTCCAATTTTATTTATGTGTTAGATGAAGATTTAAATACACTTGCCAATTTTCCTGGTGGAGTTTCTGCAAATGCTCTTGCGACAAAACTTAGAGAGCTTGTTGGACCCGAGAATTAA
- a CDS encoding multicopper oxidase domain-containing protein → MDRKSFLTTLGFGAMGFVGSLFGSMRNNTRNSEEICGPSDPNLSSTAANFGIVTTPTVSDNYQNSIGAGGSLRATNTYGSMAHPPFFIKEEYTERFYYPPNYSNTKNKVKDFSLNLFPLSMNIAHNINYPAWTFDGLVPGPVLRANLGDTLRIHVKNSSPDPHSLHFHGTHDPLEDGWEPIAAFGERTYQIEAGPIGLHPYHCHVPPLMLHTAKGLYGALLVDPPVKRKPAHEFVLTFSGWDTKGKGGNDYYTWNGIAGIYDRYPMKVPVGERVRFYIQNMMEREPIITFHLHAQTFDIIRNLGSVVPDGHSDVVSLGQTERVVIEFVLKKKGRYMFHPHQTHMAENGGMGWIVAV, encoded by the coding sequence ATGGATCGGAAGAGTTTTTTAACAACACTAGGGTTTGGAGCGATGGGTTTTGTGGGATCTTTGTTTGGTTCCATGAGAAATAACACTCGAAATTCTGAGGAAATTTGTGGACCTTCTGATCCGAATCTTTCTTCCACTGCCGCAAACTTTGGAATTGTCACAACACCAACTGTCAGTGATAATTACCAAAATTCCATTGGGGCAGGCGGAAGCCTAAGAGCCACGAATACATATGGAAGTATGGCTCATCCACCTTTTTTTATCAAAGAAGAATATACTGAGCGGTTTTACTATCCACCTAACTATTCCAATACGAAAAATAAGGTTAAAGATTTTAGTTTAAATCTTTTTCCATTGAGTATGAATATTGCTCATAATATCAATTATCCCGCTTGGACTTTTGATGGACTTGTCCCAGGGCCAGTTCTTAGAGCAAATTTGGGTGATACACTTCGAATCCATGTTAAAAATTCAAGTCCTGATCCCCATTCCTTACATTTTCATGGAACACATGATCCCTTAGAAGATGGATGGGAACCCATTGCTGCTTTCGGAGAAAGGACTTACCAAATTGAAGCAGGTCCTATCGGACTTCATCCATATCATTGCCATGTTCCTCCACTTATGTTACATACCGCCAAAGGTTTGTATGGTGCATTGCTTGTGGATCCACCTGTCAAACGTAAACCCGCTCATGAATTTGTTTTAACATTTTCTGGTTGGGATACCAAAGGTAAAGGTGGGAACGATTATTATACTTGGAATGGAATTGCTGGCATTTATGACAGATATCCTATGAAGGTTCCTGTGGGTGAACGAGTGCGCTTTTACATTCAAAATATGATGGAAAGAGAACCAATCATTACTTTCCATTTACACGCACAAACTTTTGATATCATTCGTAATTTAGGTTCAGTTGTTCCAGATGGTCATTCTGATGTAGTTTCTTTGGGACAAACAGAACGAGTTGTGATTGAATTTGTCCTTAAGAAAAAAGGGAGATATATGTTTCATCCACACCAAACACATATGGCAGAAAATGGAGGAATGGGTTGGATCGTTGCCGTATAA
- a CDS encoding PLDc N-terminal domain-containing protein translates to METTFANPGFWTYFIGSYAYYLPFVLTMVWAPLALFGLSKQKDMDTTKQIIWSLVILVIPVLGPAIYLLLADKEYEKKFKQIAVGGGLGVLVLVWVLSLISHI, encoded by the coding sequence ATGGAAACAACTTTTGCAAACCCAGGTTTTTGGACTTATTTTATCGGATCCTATGCGTATTACCTTCCTTTCGTTTTAACGATGGTATGGGCGCCTTTGGCATTGTTTGGATTATCTAAACAAAAAGATATGGACACAACAAAACAGATTATTTGGTCACTTGTGATTTTGGTAATCCCAGTTCTTGGTCCAGCAATTTATCTTTTGTTAGCTGACAAGGAATATGAAAAAAAATTCAAACAAATCGCTGTAGGTGGTGGGTTAGGAGTTTTGGTTCTAGTTTGGGTTTTGAGTTTAATTTCTCACATTTAG
- a CDS encoding right-handed parallel beta-helix repeat-containing protein — protein sequence MKQTKKYLLGIFIAVFITFGMNHCSSEDPANSAFVHVTMMDNAFHPPVIRTFKGGKIRFVNEGNNPHNAISITKDWSTEKTFGNLAMFRGAHTDVFFPEEGVFPYFCSFHASPDGKIGMTGVAVIGDATYNPQTNIAKSKISKKWTGVTRKVPTQYKTIQNAVDAASPGDLVLVAKGIYKEEVTVTTPSIVIRGEDRNETIIDGEFLRGNGIMVVGADGVAVENLTTRNATLNGVYWTGVKGYRGSYLTAYNNGDYGIYAFDSVDGLMEHSYASGSPDSGFYIGQCNPCNAIINDVISENNALGYSGTNSSGNLYLLSSIWRKNQLGIGPNTLDRELLPPQKQIVVKKNIVYDNNNTNAPSKKLEYPSIGNGIALLGALENLVEGNLVFNHNNYGILVTMNIDENIWISNNNVIRNNQVYHSGRGDIALSGPVNVGNCFEGNSYGVSSPPFLESLQSCSGLRYPHTGDMSSSIGLLALFVQANLREFVLGSYKNQPIPEAQMNMPKDSLANVIPAHDVFETNKGLIDTAELPKLSQNEFDTVTNKMYTSGWRVHFPGTLKTWYFHLMGYLLPFAIFAAWTGLSILDRFSIKGAKLDFYFWLILLVPFIGSLVYLYSKESKVSRVVRNTVVFGGILLFFTILAYAGYAMTAVTEPSV from the coding sequence ATGAAACAGACCAAAAAATATTTATTGGGAATCTTCATTGCAGTATTCATAACGTTCGGTATGAATCATTGTAGTTCGGAAGACCCTGCCAATTCGGCCTTCGTCCATGTTACGATGATGGACAATGCCTTCCACCCGCCAGTCATTCGGACATTCAAAGGCGGTAAAATTCGATTTGTGAATGAAGGAAACAACCCTCACAATGCCATCTCGATCACCAAAGATTGGTCCACAGAGAAAACATTTGGCAATTTGGCAATGTTTCGTGGTGCACATACCGATGTGTTCTTCCCAGAAGAAGGTGTGTTCCCTTATTTCTGTTCCTTCCATGCTTCCCCTGATGGTAAAATTGGTATGACTGGAGTTGCCGTCATCGGTGATGCCACTTACAATCCACAGACTAACATTGCAAAGTCGAAAATATCTAAAAAATGGACAGGTGTGACTCGCAAAGTCCCTACCCAATACAAAACCATTCAGAATGCTGTGGATGCCGCATCCCCAGGAGACTTAGTTCTTGTTGCAAAAGGTATCTATAAAGAAGAAGTAACCGTCACCACTCCTTCCATCGTGATTCGCGGTGAAGATCGTAATGAAACCATCATTGATGGAGAGTTTTTACGTGGAAACGGAATTATGGTTGTTGGCGCTGACGGTGTTGCTGTTGAAAATCTAACCACTCGTAATGCGACTCTCAATGGAGTGTATTGGACTGGTGTAAAAGGATACCGTGGTTCTTATCTAACTGCTTACAACAACGGTGATTATGGAATTTACGCATTTGATTCAGTAGACGGACTTATGGAACATTCTTATGCATCCGGATCTCCTGATTCTGGATTCTATATTGGTCAGTGTAATCCATGTAATGCGATCATCAATGACGTAATTTCTGAAAACAATGCTCTTGGTTATTCTGGAACTAATTCGAGTGGAAACTTATATCTTTTGTCTTCCATTTGGAGAAAAAACCAATTGGGAATTGGACCTAATACATTGGATCGTGAATTACTTCCTCCACAAAAACAAATTGTGGTGAAGAAAAACATTGTGTATGACAATAACAATACCAACGCTCCTTCCAAAAAGTTGGAATACCCATCCATTGGAAATGGAATCGCTCTTCTTGGTGCGCTCGAAAACTTAGTAGAAGGCAATTTAGTTTTTAACCATAACAACTATGGAATTTTAGTGACCATGAATATTGACGAAAATATTTGGATCTCCAATAATAACGTCATTCGCAACAATCAAGTGTATCATTCCGGTCGAGGAGACATCGCTCTAAGTGGTCCGGTCAATGTTGGAAACTGTTTTGAAGGAAACTCATACGGTGTTTCAAGTCCGCCATTTTTGGAATCTTTACAATCATGTTCAGGACTTCGATACCCACATACAGGAGATATGTCTTCTAGTATCGGTTTACTGGCTTTATTTGTGCAAGCTAACCTTCGTGAATTTGTGTTAGGTTCCTATAAAAACCAACCAATCCCTGAGGCACAAATGAACATGCCGAAAGATAGTTTGGCGAATGTGATTCCTGCGCACGATGTTTTTGAAACAAACAAAGGTTTGATTGATACAGCGGAGTTACCAAAACTTAGCCAAAATGAATTTGATACTGTCACAAACAAAATGTATACTTCTGGATGGAGAGTTCATTTTCCAGGTACTTTAAAAACTTGGTATTTCCATTTGATGGGGTATTTATTGCCATTTGCTATTTTTGCCGCTTGGACAGGGTTGTCTATCCTTGATCGATTCTCTATAAAAGGTGCAAAACTAGATTTTTACTTTTGGTTAATTTTACTCGTTCCTTTTATCGGTTCTTTGGTTTATTTGTATTCAAAAGAATCTAAAGTTTCACGAGTCGTTCGGAATACCGTTGTATTTGGTGGTATTTTACTTTTCTTTACAATTCTGGCTTATGCCGGTTATGCGATGACAGCGGTAACGGAACCGTCTGTATAA
- a CDS encoding TetR/AcrR family transcriptional regulator produces the protein MNIKLNPRKIPQQKRSKERYQKIVETTIELLGEVGYDDLTTDLIAERSGIPVGSIYQFFPNKESIIYSHAESCYIILHDFFFKLLDEELKKRKKFTPEFIDFTLHSFERALNEVKGYRLINSILYTNQALLKLDIESNERFAKSLAEKVILYLFPKVDKKRAYYSSLMIVETVDSVVKIAQRKGKPAEKKAVLSELQNLLFVYFSSFL, from the coding sequence ATGAATATAAAATTAAATCCAAGGAAAATTCCCCAACAAAAACGTTCCAAGGAAAGGTATCAAAAAATTGTCGAAACAACAATAGAGTTGTTAGGTGAAGTTGGGTATGACGATTTAACCACGGATTTGATTGCAGAGAGAAGTGGGATACCAGTCGGTTCTATTTATCAATTTTTTCCAAACAAAGAATCCATTATATATTCTCATGCAGAATCTTGTTATATCATTCTCCATGACTTTTTTTTCAAACTTCTGGATGAAGAACTCAAAAAAAGAAAAAAATTTACGCCAGAATTTATTGATTTTACTCTACATTCCTTCGAACGGGCGTTAAATGAAGTAAAAGGATACCGTTTGATCAACTCGATTCTTTATACAAACCAAGCATTGTTAAAACTTGATATCGAAAGTAACGAACGGTTTGCAAAATCCTTAGCGGAAAAAGTAATTCTTTATTTGTTTCCCAAGGTTGATAAAAAAAGGGCCTACTACAGTTCTCTAATGATTGTGGAAACTGTCGATTCAGTCGTAAAAATTGCACAAAGAAAGGGAAAACCGGCTGAAAAAAAGGCAGTCCTTTCTGAACTACAAAATCTCTTATTTGTATATTTTTCCTCCTTCCTTTGA